From the genome of Aquila chrysaetos chrysaetos chromosome 8, bAquChr1.4, whole genome shotgun sequence:
AAAAACCTCCAGAGCTTGAGGTGTTGGATCTCCCCCATACGCTTGTACTTGGAGTGAATAGATGATATGATGAAGGTTGACTGAACAACCTTAACTCTGCCTGTGATTTCTGTGTTAAAGTACAATTTTAGGAGGGTACAATCTTATgagaaaagcatcagaaaacaaaaaatccctgaCACATCTAACATTAAAATGTAGTACACTGGTATGCATATGCCCCGTAGAGTAATCCTGCTATAGATCTGTGATTAACAAAACGTTATCGATACACACTGCCATTTtacctaaaaaaagaaattaaaaaattctttaaatagctttttttttaggGGCAGTATTATTTTAAGGCCTGGGGTTAAAGAGTTTTTGAATGCGAGTCAACCCCAAAATATTTGAGGAAAGCAATAGAGTGTTTCTGAAACACTTTGACCCCACCTGACTGAACCATAACAAGGTTTTGTCTGAGTGAACCATATGAAAGAATATGAAGTTGGAGTAATCTTTAAAGGTTTGAATTAATCACTTCAGATTTCAGAATGACACTTGGACAGTGTTTTGTTGCAGAGTCGGCGGTGAAACTCCCCTAGCGTGGGGCTCTGCTCAGTTATGTGATAACTTTTTCTTGGCTACAGGTTTTCAACAAAGTTTCAAAGCAACAACAAGGTGCCATTGTGCTCAGAAACGTATGTAAGGCAACATTCATTCAAGTGTTGATCTGCATTTCACAGgccaagaaaaacaacagttatTTATATAATCTTATCCAtggttctgtttttctctgggtACCCCACCCTCCACAAACCAACAGCTGAAAAGCTGGATCTTGCTGAGAGCCCactcctttctcattttcttctgggCCTGGAGCTGAACAGAAAAGCCATGTGAAATGCTGCTTGTTGCAGGCATGAAATCAGCAGTGAAACTAGCCAGTTTCCACACAAAACCCCCCGTGGATTTCCCAAAATGTGGAATATGAGTATAAAATAGTGCAATGTGGAATGAGACACAATTTCCGAAGAACAGAGCAATCAGCCTTGTGTCGCTGAtggttttttaatgcttgtgAGCACTCGGGGCTGCTGCAGCTTTCTAATACAAGCACAGCCTGAATTTCTCTATTtgccctcctttccccttctgctttgTCTACTAAGTCTGTGAACTCTTTGGTGCAGGGGCTGTCACTTACCATTCAGTTCCTAGAACCTGTGAGACTGATTTGGTGCTAAGCAGCAAATAATAGCTAATGTTTTCATAGGAACTGCATTTTCCTCCCCTACATTTTACAAggaaacatacaaaaaaagacTCAAGGTCAACTGGCTGGATGTCGGTCTTGTTGGACAGATgaaaattctgaattctttGCAAGGCTTCGTGAAGATCCATCTAAATCATGGAGCTTAacaaaatttcctttccttctccctgcccatCTACCTGATCCCCTATTCCTCCAGTAGCTGAATCCACtggatttgggaaaaaaaaaaaaaaggaacaccaaaaacaaaaccaaatttgcTGTGTGAAAGCTAAGGGGATTTTTGCTGGTAAGTAGAGGTACACCTCTTGACTTCAGTGAGTCCTGGGTTATGTAAAGCAAGATCGATGTTCTTTTCTCACATCCAGCCTGTACTGCTCTAGGGTCTGAATGTCCCACAGCCTCTGATGAATTTATCCTCACAGTGCTCCTGGCAGATACTGTTGTTCCTATTTTACggtgggaaactgaggcaaaaggAGTGGCTAAGTGTCATGCCCAAAGTCACAGGGGAGGTCTATGGGAGGACAGATGCTTGAACCCAAATTAGTGCTTTCACTGCTGGGTCTTCCTCCTGATTGTGGATTTGATGCTGAACCTTTAGATTTTGGACTTTATcctatttcttttgaaagaactAGGACTGTTGCCTTGGGCCAGAGAAACTTGTACCAATGTTATAAAATGCTTTGCCAGCCAAAGGTTTTGGCTTACTAAGGACTGTGATCTGACATGCTGGGATaggtttttttttgctcttgccTTGCAGTACAGCAAAGGTTTAACACAGGTATATTGAATGCTGGCATTAGGGACTGATTCATGGCTACAATGAATCTTTCTCAGACTATTTTTCTATGTCTTTTGTTGTTTTAGATTAAAAAACTTTTCAAGCAGTGACCTGGCATTCTCCTCAGGGAAAGACTTTGGAGAAAATAGTGGACTGGCTGTGTACGTAGCTGAGGCGATTGATGCAAGCATCAATTGGGAGGACATCAAATGGCTTCGAGGGCTGACCTTGCTGCCCATCATCATGAAAGGAATCCTCAGGGGTGTGTAGGTCTGCTGCTTCCCATGGGGGAGGCGAGACGTCCCTTCTCGCAGAGGCACCAGGGAAGGAAAAGTGTTTGTGTTGGGGAAATTTCTATAGAATTGCGTAGAAGTGCATTACTTTTTAATGGCAAGCATCCGCTTCACTGATATGGAATATGGTTGGATGCatgttcatgtttctgtgctgtgctAAATAGGGAAGATTTGCCAAAACAGAGCCAAAAACagtcaaagggaaaaaaccatCTCTTCCTCACGCATGGTTAGGAAACCGGCAAGCAAGAcatttgcagaagcagctgctttaATAAGTACCTGGAGTTGTCAGATGATttgcacagctgtgctgcaagGTGTGTTAACCTTGGCATTCAATAGGTAGGGACTAGATCGTCTGGTCACTAATCTAGTAAGTTGGTAGGCTTGTGTCACGTCAGTTCTATCTGAAATCAGATGCAGCCAGGAAGATTGAACTTGCTCTGTTTGTTGTGCCTGTAAAGTCTAACTCTGATCTGAGTTGGATGCTACTTAAAGGAAAGCTGGATTTCCATTCTGTCAAAAGCACTGAACACAGTGAAGTGGTTTAATTAAGTATGAATTATTACTGTAATCATGCTGATAATTTTGGcttggagaaaataatttaacaaaataatttctcagtgaCAAGTTGTGGGACAtagtagaaaaaataaaggctaGCAACCAAAGCAGCTGCTAATCCAAAGTGGTAAAATGTTCTGCTCCAACATTTCAAATGACTTTTCTGGTCTTACTGCTTAaagataaaacttttttctgtgttgagaTGGGGCTTTGGAAGGGTGAAGCTCTCAGGTGGCTTTGCATTAGCTGGCCACATTTTAGTGATGCCACAGTTTCCCTCATCATGGTATCAATAAGCTCCCAGTTATGGAAGGGCAtatcttgtttgtttttgttttttttttctttttctagctgATGATGCTAAAGAAGCTGTAAAGATTGGGGTAAATGGTATCCTGGTGTCAAATCATGGTGCACGACAGCTTGATGGGGTCCCTGCAACTGTAAGTACTGGTGCCAATATGTACCAGTAGTCTCTGGTTTTCTCTACATTTTGGCTTCTTATTTGCCTTCTCTGAACACGTGGTAGCTAGAGGAAAAACCTGTAAATATGTGTTATATGCCCTAACCCATGAGTAGTAATCTTCTCTATGTATGTCACGTCACACTCTGAGTTAGACACAGCCTCCCCTTCGTTggatcaaacaaaaaaacacaagaaggtTTACGTGAGGCTGTTTCTTCAAGCTACCTGGGCACTCTGTCCTTGTCTGCAGCACCCTGCATGGAAATCCAGAAGAGCAATTTCAGATAGTGTATTATTGTCAGTTAAATGTTTAGAAATTGGgaagtttttaagaaatttttttcagtcttctcttttatttctccttcctcatccttttttgaacacccccccccccccccccccggccctgtTGCCATTTGCAGTTCACTGAAGGTCGTACTAGagttgtttttcccttttaatacTCTTCAGGGAGttctgaaaaattacagagTTACAGAACAGCTAAAGGCAGAATGAaactctccctttttctcctttcaaacaTTTTCACCTTTGGAAAAGGTACACAGTGgttaaattacagtttttttcctttttccttttccttgtcGTGCTACCCTGTGCCTTTTCCAAAGGTGAAAGGGATTTGAGAAGTTCTCAactggcaaaaaagaaagaagtaaaagaaaatgaaaaagtatgtGTTCAGATTGAAGGAAACCCCCCAAAATTCCAGTCATCACTCATCTTGCTGCATTTGGTGTGGGAAAGCTGCGCAAgtaaaaagagaatgaaagggAGGAGAATCAAAGCCCAGTTGTGACTGTTTCAGTATTCCTAATGTGTCCTTGATGAAAAACCTCCTGTTTTGCATGATGATTTTCTGAAGAGAGAAGGGGACAGGTAAGCCTTTTTTCACTGCAGGGTGTTTTGCACATGAAGTCTTATCTGCTTGGCTCTGCTGTCCTACTGGCATGCCCGCCCACCTCCCCTGGAGCActtctgctctctgcttctctcctgaAGGGCAGCTATGGATTTCCCCAGCCAATTTCCTTCAccttctgattttcagaggtcTTCACATGCACCCAGTGATTGCCTGGTTGTGTTGGTTGGTTCTTCACTAGCCAAGCCCTGCGCTGGGGAGCCAAATGCCAGCACAGATGGTTTTCTAAATGGTTAATGAAGTTGAGGCATTGTCTTCTGAGATGAGGTATTATCCTCTGAGATGCTCTTGCCTGACTGTCTCCAGATACTCCTGGGACTGGTAGGAAAAAGACCTCCTGATGTCAGGACTTCTCCAGTTTCAAAAAAGAGACcgagatttttcttttttcaaatacGATTTTATGTTGTTAGAGAGTGTGCAGCTATTCAGTTTTAGACACCTTAAGGGGAACTGAATTTTCAGAGTGTGGGTGCCCAATacttctgaaatgaatttttcttctttaacttcTGTCCTCTTTATCTTCTTGTCACCTTTTGAGAATGTATTCCACAATTTCACTAAGAGTATTTGAAAATCTTGGGCAAGTCTATGTGTGAGGTAATCAACAGTAAGAATGTATGAGGATACTAAAAACATCATTTTGAGAAATGAGAAAGCTCAAgaaatatgaattaattttttgccAACTGcaatagaacagaaattaaacttGCAAACTACTTGCTATGAGTTATTCCTTTGCAACACCACAGTGCAGAGGAGAAGGCACTATTAAAGCTGATGTATTCACTGAATTTCATTGTACAAAGGACTACATTTCACAACACCGTTTTCATAATGTAAATATCTGTATCAGATCATGATAAATGTTTCTGTCTTAGAAACATAATgatttgctttaatttcatGGGTTTTTCAGAACGTGAGCTGAACCCAAGCTGGTTAATATTTCTAGTGTCTAGTTACACGTTGAGGAAATCTATGTTTTAATTATGGTTTGCATCATACTTTAGTTATTATAGCACTTTAATGTTGGTACAGTTTGTCAGGATGTAGAAAGTGGTCTCTGTATATAGAAATAGATCCAATATATGTTTGGCAagagagcaaaaccaaagggaggggaaaaaatcacagcaagTGCCAAACTTCAAGAAAATTTTAATCCAAATCTAAAAACAAACTGCactttcaagttttttttcccctcatctccTAGTCACTTTTTATCcattagaaaggaaataaattacatCCGTATTTGAAAGACATGAATTTGTGTGCCTTTTGTCTTGCTACCACACACTGTTTCCAGTCTCCTTAGTACTTGGCTTCCAGTTTTGTGTCTTTCCTGATTTTCGTGAATAGGAACTACTTAGGTGTTATAGGAACAGTTGCCCTATAATTAACACTTGAGGCTTGAACTCAGGAGGCTCATCTTTTCACTGGGACCTCTTACATGGTGTGGACATGTTACTTAACTCCCTGGTTGGTTACTTATAACTTGGGAGCAGTCaaaatccttttcccccttACCCTTTATCACTGGCATAGGGGATAAGTAGAGCTTGGTGAAAGTAACGTAGACGCGCATTAAAGGAAAGCATTTCCCGCCTTGCTCAAAACTCAGAGGAAAGCtagtttttttcttatatgaaGAAATTTCTTCTACAATTATTCCTACAATCaagatgtattttcaaaaagaaaaatatattcattaaaatttttcagCCAACTCTAAGCTCCTCAGGGCACATCTTTCTCTTACTCCATGTCTATAAGTACAATGCCTGCCTCTGGGCTTCTGGATGCTAGCTGGCCCTTAGTAAAAATGAATACtaaatttaaacaagaaagtgaagacaattatttaaaaagtgacaGTGATTCGGTTTCTTCCCCAAACTAGTGAACACTGGAAGTTAGGGGGGTAATATCAAGGAAAGGCCTCCTCTGtgcttgctgtttcttcttACATTCTTACGAAGCATCTGACACTGGCTTGTGTCAGATACATGTCATGGGATCGGATGGACATTTTGTGTGACCCTGCTGATTCTCATTCTACTTATGTGACTCTTCAAATAGATTTGACCTTTGTATATATCTGCTAACATGCTAAGTCACTACTGTTTTTCAGTACAAAGCTGTGTTATTCGTGCATACGGTTAGGCATGCAATTGctcattttgcttctttaaagcTTGGATCCTGTACATAAGAGTTcattcaaaaattaaataggGTTGCAGAAATAGACAAGCTGTATTCCTGGTTTCACTCTTTTAGATTGATGTCTTGCCTGAAATCGTTGAGGCTGTGGAGGGGAAGGTGGAGGTGTTCCTAGATGGTGGTGTAAGAAAAGGCACAGACATTCTCAAAGCATTAGCTCTTGGTGCCAAAGCTGTATTCATCGGAAGACCTCTCGTCTGGGGCTTGGTTTATCACGTAAGTTAGAAAAAGCTCAAATTTCTGTTGTTAGATATCTAGACTCACTCTTTAGGCTTAGTGTATGCACGTATATTTGTGCACACGGGGGTGCGTATGTGATGGTGGCTGTGTGTATCCAGACCATCTAATCTAAAATTTGCTATGACAAGTATTCGGGAGTTACAGTTGTGCATAAAACTTTGTTGGCACATGTATACGTGTCTGTATCTACACATGTGAGCTATGTGTACACATAATAGTACATATTGTCTCCTAATCTCCTAGGGTGAAGAAGGAGCAAAAGAAGTTCTTCAGATGCTGAAGGAAGAGTTTCGCCTAGCAATGGCACTGACAGGTGAGACATCAACGCTTCCTCTCAATAATAATCGCCTCTGTCTCACATTTCCTCATAGCTTTCATCTGCCCTCGGCAAGATGTAACCTACAGAAGGGAGATGGAAATGTTTGCAATATAAACAGATAAGGGTATGGAGAGATGGGAAAAGGACTTGTTATCTCTGTCTTATAGACAGGGAACTGAGTAGATTAagtaaaaacaagtaaaaatgtttttcagaaggaGAGCAATAAATCCGCAGAAAGGTAGTAGCAAATCCTTGGTCACTAAGGGGTGGATTTCATCTGACAGAATGTAGATTTCTATgggatagaaaaagaaaaggcttagAGTGGGATAAAAAAGCAGGGTTTTCAACTGATATGTAACTTCTCCTCCAGGATGCCAGAGAGTAGAAGAAATTGGCAGGACACTGATACGAAGACATCAAGTATTGCTTTCCAAGATTTAGGTCCGAAGACTATTGCCTCATCTGTTGCCTGTTGTACAGAAAGTGTGCTACCAGACAAAAAGCAACTGCGTTCACTCTTTGGGCCTCATCCTGCAATCCTGACTGAGAAGGGGTGGTCTGTAGGAGATCACTTGTTGAAGAAAGTACTTGAAGCCAATTTTACAGGTGTTTCCGTATTCTCCTAGGCTCTTAAGGAAAGCTGCTTTACTGGGAGTTGTGATTAGAGATGGGCCTTTATACAAGACCAACATAGAAACTTCGAGGTGTTTTGCAACAAATGCTAATATTAACTTACATGCCTGGAAGTAACTTAGCTGTTAAAATGAAACtacaaacagaaatgctttgatAGCAAACAGCtatcaaaatgcagaaatttaaattttaaaagatactttttaTTCACTGTTTAGAGAAATCACATTGTAGATCATAAAGATTAAATCTTGCTTCCTTATGAACATAGTGTCATTTCCCTAGCAACTATGTGCTATTACTTTATAAGCCTGTGGGCCTGTAGGATGTAGCTCAGAGGACTCTTCGTTGTGAAGAAATGAACAGCAAAGTGAAATTGGGGAAGTTCTGCTGTTTAAGTGAGAGAAACCCCTTTGCAATCAGACAACTATTAGGTACGTGCATCAGGTATAGGTTAGATCCTTGGCTGGTGCAAATCCTTGTAGCCCTATTGCCTTCACCAAACTGCCAACTGCACCCAGCTGGAGCCCTGAGTCACCTTTTTCACCTGGCTTCACTTGCCGACAGTGGCAAGTGAAGGCTGATGCTACCTGGGAGAGTTTGTAGGATTTGCAGCCATGTGCAAAAGAGAAGCTTGAATAATTGAGGTATTAACCCATGACTTGGGAAGATCCTAGTGGCTCTATTCAGTTTCCATGAACACCCCTCAGACAGATAAATCTTAGTGTTACTCACTCTGCTTATGATGAGGATAGAGACATACAGGATCTGCTCCTCTATTCTCTGAACAATCCAAATACTCACTGAATTCAGGAGAAATTTTGCAACTGTAAAGAACAAAGGAATAGCTTCATAACACAAAAGTGACCTTTCCCAAAGTGAGCAGACAGTAAGGCTCTACTAATCTCATCTTGGGTAAAACTAAGGGTGGCTCTTCATCTGTCTCACTTCTGTTGCAGGTATAGCAATGTtactgggagcagggagaggccactgcagaaaggttttgaaaatcttgTGGAAATTTAGTGTTCATTTTTaaggaggttttaaaaaaacaaaaacccttgATTTCATTGTTCCACTATCACCGATATCACTGGCTCCACCATTTGTTTCCCATCAGTGTCAGGAGGACTCATGCATTCTGACTCTCCCTTTTTGCTCTGTTTGAATTATCCCTTACTGAGCTTTAGAGGCAGCTTTGTAATAAAATGATGGCATATTATAATGTGAACTAAATCTGGGCCTGGAACTCAAAATGGGGAGAAAACCCAAAAGGCCACATGCTTGCCCTTCAGTTGTAAAATTTGTACTCTTATTTACTGCAGAATGTAGTGTGTTGTGTGAGGGTTGCATagcaacaaaataaagtttatcTGTGTAAGGAAATATGAACGTTTCTCAGAGCACAGAGAAGCATAATTCCTGCTGTTTACTGCACTTATATCTGTTGCAATGTGGACTGTGTCAGATGTCAATTACAGACTAACTTTAGAAAGACTGTTTATTTTAGATAATATAAATGTTACTTAAAAGATAGGGGCATAGTATCTTATGTTTACATGCTTAAGATCTATTTCTAAAGTTTAGAAGATGCAGTTTCCTGTCTTTTGCCCCAGCCAGATTCAAGGAAAGTTCTGTAATTCTGTCATCCAGGATAAATTCTGATGGCAAGGAAACTGTTTTGTTACTTGTGTGTAATTAACTATTTCTAGTTCCTCTGGGATAATGGGTTtacattggtttttttcctgcttgttatCTGAGAATTGTCTGACTGCCTTCCAGTTCAACCCTAATAAGAATAGGTAtgcattaaaaactaaaattagaGACAAATACTGAAAGGCTGTGAGATAGtgttaacagaaatgaaattaatttgcctGGTagacttctgtttttaaaatattccacagTGAAGAGAAATTCCCTTGATTTTGAGACAAACACAACTGCTTCTGGaaattattggaaaaaaaaaaaaagtaggaattctgtttggtttttgtttcaggTTAGAAAGCAGAAAGACTGAGTGCCCTTGACCATGTTAAAAGGTGAACAATGCCTaggctaagaaaaaaaaaatctacctcaCAGTTGCTTCACCTGGAGAAGCTGAGGAGAAAACAGTACATGTAACAGGTGGTGGCAGTAGATATTTCTGCAGTTTGTGGGGGGAATAGAAGCAAtataagagaagaaaataacagatGTTTGCGAGATGttaaatagcaaaatacaaTATTTGTTTCTAAAGTAAACAAGTGAACCCAGCTCTTAGGAACAATTACTCACAGTCCTCAGATCAAGGCATAGAAGTAGGGCAGAACAGAAggtgtattttgcatttgtgatACTTTAGTATATCTGCCTATCTGTATGTCAAATAACAAACACTGTGTCTTGATAGTTTTAattgtgaaattattttctgactttACCTTGACTCCATATTAAGCCATAGATACCAAGAAAAAAtgtccacaaaaaaaaatctaataaaagaGGAACAGTGAGTGATATTTATGTACCCAGAAAGACAGCACTCAACTGGTGTGATGGgtgcctgaaaaaaacaacccattCGGGAGGCTGGTGACTGAACAGTAACTGAATGGGGTTCCAACTCTCATGGGGTTCCACATCCAACCACCTCTGAGGTAGACCAGGAACATTCCCTGGAAAAGGACATTGCAGCTCTTAATGAGAGAATATTTATCAGACCTTttgtggagagagaagagaccaaaagcaaaacctgagagtatgaaagaggaggaggatccTGTACTTTTTAGGAGAAAGTGGTACCTCCCAAGAGGCTAAGATGTGAAGCAGGCTTTTGCATACTGATGTTTCATATTCAGCCTACATGTGGATTTCTCTGGTGCTGTCAGTTTAGAAGATCCCCTTTTTGGAAGCATCCCCACCAAGTTGTCTCCTTGGCTCCAGTGAGCCAATAGAGGATTAAACACACTGAAGAGAATATGGAAGAGCATGGCACTCTACAGATGATGTGTAGAAACCACTCGGGAGATTTAGAGATGCTTCAGCCCTGGTTTGGGATCTCAACAACTGAACTTGAGAGACCCATTTCTAGCAAGAAGTTCTAAAGAAGACAGTCTGCTTCAAAGTGACAAGGTCAGTGAAAGAGCCTGTAATGTTGTCTGGACATCTGATAGAGCACATCAAGGCTGGACATGCAGGGAGCAGGATCCTCCTAGGAAAAAACAATACACTTCTGCAAAAGACCACCTTGAGCTGCAACACATGAGCGGTTTGTGCCCGGAGGACAGGTTTGGCTGCATTGGGAACATATTTGCCATAAGACCCTGCCAGTTTAATACAGCAGAGGAGAGTGCAGAGGTGCAGGACTGCAGGTGTGGCAGTCTGGTGAGCAGAAGATGGCAGAAGTCAGCCGAGGGTTGTGAGACCATCTGACCTTTCAGataaaaagcagaggaggaggctaAGGTAGCTTCGGGACAGATTTTACTCTCTCGCTTAGCCTGTTAGTTCTTTGAAGCAGAGACCTGCTGCTTTTTGAATGCTTGGAGCCTGCGCACAGGGTGGAGAATCCAATAAGTAAATAATAGAAGTCATAATTCAGTGCACTGAAGCTGAAGAGCTGTGAAAGACATGATCTGTTTTCTTGTGACCTCCACCTCTCACTGTGACTCTGGGACATGttattgtgttttatttctactAGTGGCCAAGTCAAACAAATAGTTCTGGAACTGGTAAGAACTCCACCTTCATCCCCAATTTTTCAGGTTAAGCATGAAACTTGTCTGTCTTACTGGGAATTTCTGAACATAAACAGACAGACACTTAGAGTAACTTGCTTTGATAAATGGGCAGTGTAGGTCGGGGCCTGTTGGATATGCAGGCGATTCAAAGATGAAGCAGAGTTGGGGAAGTAGGCAGGAATGGCTCTGCTTTTCTTGGCTTCTCAAATGGTTTTCGGGCTGAAATCAAATACTTGAGAGCATGAGGAAAGCTGGCTTCTGAAGTCATGATTTTGCACTGAACCTCACTGTAAGGATATCTCTTATAAAGCTACTTTTGATGTGGAAATTTGGCTCCAAACCACACTGAAGGCCATTATAAATAACCACTTCATCACAGGACACACAGAATTTGGCTTCCTTGAACACTCCTAGAAAGCAAGTCTAAACTTATTGAGCCATAGTGTAAATCAGAGAAGCTCCATTGACTGCATTAGTTTAtactgatttacaccagctgtgACTGTGGCCCACAATGCAGCAAGATACGTCAGCTTTTAAATTCTGTCACTGAGTGTTGaacaaaagtttttaaaacaagactGGCAATCCCAGATTTAGATACTAATGAGATACAGCACTGTAATTGTTTCACGATGCCTATATgctccattttgttttcatttttgtcttgcttctgtttttcttatctCCTGCCAAACAGAGGGACAGTACCACATATGTTACATTCATAACGAagatgttttgctgcttttagaaCGTGTCCTCCAGATGCAAAATGCCTTTGTGTTGTAGTTCAGCTTCTTCCTTTGCATAGGTATGTTCGTTATGTGCCAATATAAGAATGCCCTTGAGGGCCAGCCCCATGTTTCTCCAGGGCCTGGAGCTCTTGAAGCGGCACCCAAAGGCTGCTCCAGATGAACTGCAAAGATCTGATTCCCCCTTAGGGATTTCCAGCTCCTAAGTCAGCATTTCAGATGGGCAGGATGTACTGTGTCCAGGAGCACCCTGATAGGAATGCCCTGAGACCATCAATGCATCTCCTCTGTCACAATCCTGCAGGGTGCTCATGTATTTAACCATACTGAGTAATCAATTGCACTGGCAGCACCTTTGTGCTATGGAAGGCTGGTAGATACATACAGATGGTTTGTTCAGCCAAGGGGAAGACATTCATGTAAGTAGATTGACAatgattaatatttattattattttatgacAACAGCAGCTCTAAGTTCCTGTCAAGGTCAAGACAGTATTGTGCACtgcaaagatgcttttttgCAAGCAGCAGTCTGTACCAACAGAGTCAGAAGTGTAAACTGAcagacacagaagagaaagtcTCTCTATAAAATGGGGCTGGAAGCAAACTGATTTTACCAGTTAACTCCCTTAAATTTCCGTTCTACTGCCTTAATTATAAATCATGCTGTTCTCCCTAAGGCAGATAACTCTGGGGTGGACATCACATATCACAAATACTCAACAATCATGGGGAAGGTCCACA
Proteins encoded in this window:
- the HAO1 gene encoding hydroxyacid oxidase 1 isoform X1: MSGKPVCIADFEEYAKKFLPKSVYDYYRSGAGDQETLADNVAAFSRWKLYPRVLRDVSVMDLSTSVLGQKISMPVCVGATAMQRMAHADGETATAKACHAMGTGMMLSSWATSSIEEVAEAAPAGLHWLQLYVYKDREVTKSLVKRAERAGYKGIFVTVDTPFLGRRIDDVRNKFQLPPHLRLKNFSSSDLAFSSGKDFGENSGLAVYVAEAIDASINWEDIKWLRGLTLLPIIMKGILRADDAKEAVKIGVNGILVSNHGARQLDGVPATIDVLPEIVEAVEGKVEVFLDGGVRKGTDILKALALGAKAVFIGRPLVWGLVYHGEEGAKEVLQMLKEEFRLAMALTGCQRVEEIGRTLIRRHQVLLSKI